The genomic interval AATGAAATCAACAGCATTCCGGGGTTTACATCGATCAGCATGTACCCGAAACTCTGGGAGGCGAGCGGACTGAGCTATCCCGACCTGCTCGACGAGCTGATTCGTCTGGCCCTGGATCGCGCCGCCAAAAAGCGGGCGCTCAGCACGACGTTCCAACCGAAAAAAGAATGGTACAAATGAAAAACAGGGAAAATCGACCGCAGGCGGAATCGGCGTGGATTTACGGTCGGCGGCCGGTCTTGGAATGGCTCGAAAGCGGTTTGCCGGTCAAGGCGCTGCTGGTCGCTGAGGATGCGGGCGGCAAACCGCTGAAAGAGATCCTGCACCTGGCCGAACAGCAGCGTCTCTCCATTCGACAAGTCGAAGCGCGCCGGCTCGATCTGCTTGCCCAAACCTCCAAGCACCAGGGGATCCTCGCCGAAGCGGCACTGCCCTCCTACGCGACGCCGGCAGACGCTTTGGCGCGGGCGCGCGAGCGCAACGAGCCGCCGCTGCTCGCCGTGCTCGACGGCGTGCAGGATCCGCACAACCTCGGCGCCGTGCTGCGCACTGCCGATGCCGCCGGGGTGCACGGCGTCGTCATACCCAAAGATCAGGCCGTGGGCCTCACGCCGACGGTCGTAAAGGCTTCGG from candidate division KSB1 bacterium carries:
- the rlmB gene encoding 23S rRNA (guanosine(2251)-2'-O)-methyltransferase RlmB, with protein sequence MKNRENRPQAESAWIYGRRPVLEWLESGLPVKALLVAEDAGGKPLKEILHLAEQQRLSIRQVEARRLDLLAQTSKHQGILAEAALPSYATPADALARARERNEPPLLAVLDGVQDPHNLGAVLRTADAAGVHGVVIPKDQAVGLTPTVVKASAGAAAFVPLVQETNLTRFLQELKKEGFWVTGTAEDGDRPFDKADFRGKTVIVLGSEGKGMRRLVREQCDFIVRIPMFGRVASLNVSVAAALLFYEARRQRTAF